In the genome of Montipora foliosa isolate CH-2021 chromosome 3, ASM3666993v2, whole genome shotgun sequence, one region contains:
- the LOC137995473 gene encoding uncharacterized protein, which produces MGSPISPVIADLVMEQIEETAIATAPHPPKGWFRYVDDSHTCLRKQQVDEFHQHLNSINLHIQFTLELEDTRDRDYLFWTPSPQGGLRKMAVETPYRSTVQWFRGVPYVRGISERISWILRQHQIKVAFKPLRTVKSLFPRPKAREKVDRSQSGTVYKISYTNCSFVYYGQTERSLKTRITEHKRAVAMFDHDSKVACHVHEMDIGSVRVVGHEANYHERLFLEAWYPIKDPQSGNDHIAILDVYKSLACA; this is translated from the exons ATGGGTTCCCCAATCAGTCCCGTTATAGCCGACCTCGTAATGGAACAGATTGAGGAAACTGCGATCGCCACAGCTCCACACCCCCCTAAGGGGTGGTTCCGTTATGTGGACGACAGTCACACGTGTCTCAGAAAGCAACAAGTGGATGAGTTTCACCAACATCTCAATTCAATTAACCTCCACATACAGTTCACTCTAGAACTTGAGGACACCAGGGACAGGGACTACCTTTTCTGGACACCATCACCACAAGGAGGG CTGCGAAAGATGGCTGTCGAAACTCCCTACCGATCTACCGTCCAATGGTTTCGTGGTGTTCCCTATGTGCGGGGCATTTCAGAAAGGATTAGTTGGATCTTAAGGCAGCATCAAATCAAAGTCGCCTTCAAACCATTGAGAACTGTAAAAAGTTTGTTCCCTCGACCGAAAGCCCGAGAAAAGGTTGACCGGTCCCAATCTGGCACAGTGTACAAAATCAGTTACACCAATTGCAGTTTTGTATACTACGGTCAAACCGAACGATCACTGAAAACTCGCATTACAGAACACAAAAGGGCTGTTGCTATGTTTGACCATGACTCCAAGGTCGCCTGCCATGTCCACGAAATGGATATTGGGAGTGTCAGAGTTGTTGGACATGAGGCTAACTACCACGAGCGACTTTTCTTGGAAGCCTGGTACCCGATAAAGGATCCGCAGTCTGGAAATGACCACATCGCCATCCTAGATGTCTACAAGTCTCTGGCATGCGCATAA
- the LOC137997160 gene encoding uncharacterized protein, whose translation MTFSEWLLLFFISVIPTFTGIGAYKVDIRMMRTRYVCENDVIKLRCDKFKVLKIHGADYGRGEDSVCRKDQRSNYTCTLVDKTHTVKSRCDNKRKCTIEALSSIFGDPCPGFNKYLNIMYVCVKRRHTVTPVTTTATKTPISTGDKNATMEVTTTITKPAATSTLSITDASEDVLTTNQSNLKNISTAAIANTTGKLATSEPTAAIADTDGILTTQSIWISITSMAQINQQPATRRAISITAAIRSTSIKISTTPKNLDRLTETNESFAVHSYGTSGPPTTAYTTQPRATTEPTKTKQAEPKQKEDFDSERTIPICDSSNAVILESFSGSASQPTFFPDCGFCTWACFLNLVAIWWP comes from the exons ATGACTTTCTCTGAGTGGCTTTTGCTATTTTTCATATCCGTCATTCCAACATTCACCGGAATTGGTGCATATAAAGTAG ATATAAGAATGATGCGTACCAGGTATGTTTGTGAAAATGATGTCATCAAACTAAGATGCGACAAATTCAAAGTCCTTAAAATTCACGGCGCCGACTATGGCAGAGGAGAGGACTCAGTTTGCAGGAAAGATCAACGATCAAACTACACATGCACATTGGTGGACAAGACACACACAGTGAAATCGCGGTGCGATAATAAACGGAAATGCACCATCGAAGCGTTGAGTTCCATATTTGGTGATCCCTGCCCGGGgtttaataaatatttgaacATCATGTATGTCTGCG TGAAACGGAGGCACACTGTAACTCCAGTCACCACCACTGCCACTAAAACACCAATATCGACAGGTGATAAAAATGCTACCATGGAAGTTACAACCACAATCACCAAACCAGCTGCAACTTCCACGCTCTCAATTACCGATGCCTCTGAGGATGTCCTAACCACCAATCAGAgtaacttgaaaaatatttctacAGCTGCAATTGCAAACACCACAGGAAAACTTGCAACTTCCGAACCAACTGCGGCAATCGCAGACACTGATGGTATCCTAACCACACAAAGTATCTGGATTAGCATTACTTCAATGGCACAAATAAACCAGCAACCAGCAACTAGGAGGGCCATTTCTATTACTGCAGCCATCCGCAGTACTTCAATTAAAATTTCTACTACCCCTAAGAATCTCGACAGACTTACAGAAACTAACGAATCATTTGCTGTTCACAGTTATGGGACTAGTGGCCCTCCTACAACTGCGTACACCACCCAGCCACGTGCAACTACTGAACCAACCAAAACCAAACAAGCGgaaccaaaacaaaaggaagatttCGACTCAGAAAGAACTATCCCAATATGTGATTCATCTAATGCAGTAATCTTGGAATCtttttctggttcagccagccAACCAACATTTTTTCCTGATTGTGGATTTTGCACTTGGGCTTGCTTTTTAAACTTAGTCGCCATATGGTGGCCATAA
- the LOC137995472 gene encoding uncharacterized protein — protein MDKDEYQEKVSVLLNDTNTYLKITDKRSNPTSNVEKELKLLLNIKEEKDDSGSQIGPQLYKKLHCSNSTPASLYGLPKIHKPERPLRPITSSIGSPTYAVSKHLVSILSPFQRNRFSVKNSSEFAQKIQQHTVASDEVMVSFDIKSLFTSIPVDLALTIVNERLQKDQDLAERTNMAISNIMRLLDFVLNHNFFKHNNIH, from the coding sequence ATGGATAAGGATGAATACCAAGAAAAAGTATCTGTTTTGTTGAACGATACAAACACTTATTTGAAAATCACAGACAAAAGATCAAATCCAACATCAAACGTCGAAAAAGAACTAAAACTTTTGCTTAACATCAAAGAAGAAAAGGATGACAGCGGATCACAAATTGGACCGCAACTGTACAAAAAATTACACTGCAGCAATTCAACGCCAGCGTCGTTATACGGTCTCCCGAAAATTCATAAACCTGAAAGACCACTCAGACCTATCACAAGCAGCATAGGTAGCCCCACGTACGCTGTATCCAAACATCTTGTTTCCATTCTGTCCCCTTTTCAGAGAAATCGCTTCTCTGTCAAAAACAGCTCAGAATTTGCTCAAAAGATCCAGCAACATACTGTCGCCAGTGACGAAGTCATGGTCTCTTTTGACATTAAATCGTTATTCACTTCCATTCCCGTGGATCTAGCTCTAACCATCGTCAACGAGAGGCTCCAAAAGGATCAGGATCTAGCGGAACGCACAAATATGGCCATCAGCAACATCATGAGGCTGTTAGATTTTGTTCTCAATCACAACTTCTTCAAACACAACAACATCcattaa